A stretch of DNA from Solenopsis invicta isolate M01_SB chromosome 5, UNIL_Sinv_3.0, whole genome shotgun sequence:
GTATTTACATTTCTTAATGTCTGTTTAATgtcaatattttcttcatatttaatattttttttatctattacactactaatatacagtatataaaatgtatactaTTGTTCTACTATATTTCTTGACGCTCCTGGTCctcaattttatagaataatactaaaattttataaatttttgcatgttacttataataataaatcaataaaaggAAGAATTAACATGTGCATTATTATAGGTGTTATTTCATTACACAATAGCTGAAAATGCttccatatttattttctattaagattatttattcgATGTGttgcatatatttaatttctgtaCTTGTagcgtataataaatataacataaataacatGAGGTATAAAATATCCCATACATGGTTTGTCATGTTGTTTTTTTCCACTTGATTCGCAGAAGGTTAAAAGAAACaagtttaaattaatgtaaaataagttattaaaattatttcatgatTTGAAACATTAATAAAGTTAAGAGCATTTTCTTCTATGTGTAATGTTCATAACTTTTACAAGTATATTATACACAATAAAGATATCGTAACGTGATCgcgtaaaaatattacttacaaaCACATTTTCATTAAAGCATAAATCTAATGTATTTATGTACTCACAAAAATAGTTACGTATCTTTAAATTACCgacatatgtaaaatattttatttgcaaataacgagataaaattagaaaaactcAAATCCGATTAATTTCGATGAAAGCTATTAAGTACTAACTTTACAATACTCTACATAGTCTAGATTACTTATTAGAAACATGTACATGTATGTTATTAACGGAATCATTGCAATACAATGATATTGCAAtatgtatttgtaaatataaaaatttctagagaaaataatcaaataaaaaataaagtaacatataataattttttataacgttgaaaaaataaatgtttattaaaatttgtattaacgttcggtaatatttttaaacgcgGAATTAGgctcttaaaaatttattcgcatAATACGATTTTCGTGatactaataaatatcttttcgtATACAGTACAAAACGTAATGTCAAATTCATGGTATTAATCAATAATATCGTGAACATGTCAGGTGTTACATATAAACACTAcactaatttgtaaaatctaataaatctaGATGTCGCCAGAGAGCTctattagagttttattttttaacttgaaaatctACGTACCATAAGGCACTGATAGTAAAAAGTAGGtactaataaaaatactttaattctaTGATTTCACTTAATTTTCTGCatcgtaattaaaattgtacCCTAGTTTCGAGAGCTGTGTAAATAAAAGCTATGTTTAATAAGTGTATGTTTTAAGTATCTCTCTAAATTTGATAAGTACTCCATTATTCTcagatgttttaattatatataagcatatttatatatcccttgtatataattaaaaaactatacatatgcttgtatttatgtttaaactattaaaacgctttatgtatataaaattgtcatTGTCTGGAGCGTTCGCACactaaagaaaaataagtaaCTGTTTGATACTTTTACGAGAtccatattttatgaattattcttaaatcatcttttacaaataaattattgtataacaaCTTCAAAACAAAaagcatatttatatataagcatatttatacatttcttgtatataattaaaaagctatgtatacatatgcttgtatttatgtttaaactattaaaacgctttatgtatataaaattgtcatTGTCCGGAGTGTTCACACactaaagaaaaataagtaaCTGTTTGATACTTTTACGAGAtccatattttatgaattattcttaaatcatcttttataaataaattattgtataacaGCTTCAAGacaaaaaatacatgtaaaccAGTAAAATCATGTAATAACGTATATATTACGTGTTACTAGAATGCAGTTTGTGAGGTTTCATATTGAATTCATTCTATTCAAAGAACTAAAAATATGTTGCTTTCTTGAAATTaccaataataaatgaaaaagattttatttaagtttgagcgatatataaaaataatgcataaaagTAATGCATGGTCCGCGTCTAAGTACCTTGAAATATTATTGGCTTTATCGAGAAAACACAGCGCATCTCGAGTATTTAATTGGGATTACTCAACGCGCGTATCTCATAAACGCACTCTATTACCAATTATTTCTTCAAACATTGGCGCACAATTTGtatataatgttaatttatcgCTTACAATCTGACAAAACTGATTGAAACACTTTGTCATATACCTGAGGCaatcatttcataaaaatatctttctttacattatacttttaaatatatatcgctAAAATTGGAAAcgttgaaatgaaaatttttgcgTTTACCTCCAGTTTTCGGTCAGGCATGCTTTAGAGTATACCTATATCATTCGAAATTACGTAGGGCTTTTATTTCAACGTGCACTTTAATTTTAGTGATACATGATTAAAAGTATACGATACATAATATTCTGACAACTATATAATTTCTCCCTCATCAACAGTCATGTAAtctatttacaataataaaaggGTACTGAAAATAGGtagtatttttcatatttgacTGTGTTCTGtgcgttaaaaaatataagggttaattttaatgtaaggAATGACGATAGCACAGGAAAATAAGAAATCAAAATAGAGAAACATTACGTTTGATCTGACGGATTTTTTCGGCTCGGAACAATCTCGCCCTTTTTCTGCAACGAACTATTTAACGGTGAGTCTTCTCCCATAGATTGAGGATACTTTTGATCTGGATAGTTCCATGCTTGTATGTCTGCCGTACCAAATAATTGATAGGCAATGTACGTACTGCAAGATACACCTGCAGTAACCGCAAATACTTTTCTCCACGAATCGAGAGATTGCTGTTCGGAACATTATGTTATTTTGGCTCTCCAGTAaacgagaaaaagaagaaaatattaacaCTTACGCTTTCTTGTGTGAGCAGACCAGCTGCTATGGGAGATAGAAAACTAGCGGTCATGTGAATTGTCTGCGCAAACGCCAATACCGGTCCTAAAAATAACGTAGCGATCTCTAAATATTggtatttttcaacaaatacatATATTCGCAAAAATATGCGCACTTACCAGCAAAATTGGGTGCGATGTCGACGATATTGGCCATTGCGCCCGCGTAACCGGCAGTTATGAGAGTAACAGCTATGAACCACACGATTAAAACTAGAATAATATCGCAGCCCAAGTATCCAATTAAAATCACAAGTATTCCGGGAACCACTTGAGCtataaggaaaaagaaaagtcgattgctcaatttattttctgaatattAGTTTTTCCGAGTATAAGTTAAGGAAAGCCACAAATGTAGACTCACATAGtgaagtaaatattttgcgCACAGTGATTAAAGTCATGATTTGTCGTGTGACTAGGAGATCCGCAACATAGCAGAATACAACGGAGCTTAAGTAGCTACAGATAAATGGCGCACCTGACAGGATACCGTTCTAAAcaagttaataaagtttttctgtcagtacttgtaccgaaaataaaaattaagtaagaaTTTTCCTCGAATACTTAATACTCACTGCTTCTATACTGAATCCTAACACCGTCTTCATATACATCGGTCCAGGAATGATAAAGACATAGTGTACCCATATTCTTCCAAAAGTTGTAATGCCGATAGCCCAAGCTGGTAAAGATGTGAGAATAGATTTCCAAGGAACGGGCAGGTCctttaagaaagaaatattcgtttatttttaaagaagctGTTCAATAATCGGATATTACGAATCATCTTACCTCATTCGCTCCGATAACTTGATTTCTAACGCATTCTTGAATGTAACGGAGTTCCGATCTAGATATTCGGGGATGCAAGGCAGGCGTGTCAAAGGCGTAAAAATACCAAAAGATACACCAGACGAGACCGACGGTGCCAGTCGTATAGAATACAGCCCTCCATCCGAGATAGGAGATGATGAACGCGCACAACGGATAGGTCAATCCGATGCCGATGCTGAACCCTGAATATAGACAAcctagatattaggaatagctCACCCCACGATCCGGAAGGAAGCTGAAACATGATGCTTGTAGAATGGCCTTCATCTTGATTTGTTACGACTCATGCGTGGTGATCGCTCTTCATTCGAGGTGTACGTATCTCATTCTGTAAAGCGATTCAAGTAAAGACTTAGTATGCAGGGACGATGATGGGGCATGATGAAGCTGTTAATAGTGGGACAATGAAACTTCTATGTCtgcaaaataagaaatataacttttatgtCTGCATAATAAAAGCTTAAACTCGTTCTACCTGCAAAATAAGTGCCACTCTCTTACGCAATCAATAATGTATTGTGTTGAAAAAATGAAGTTAGGtgtataaattaagaaaaaaagtacagataaaattttgttgttgagttatataaatataaaaaaacactaaaataatttgttttctaCCCTCTATAtgacttaataaaattatactatttataattCGTATCAGAATTTaggataaaattctatttatatagtacatacaaaaaacattttaggaattagaatatacttatatatcaaaaatacatacacgcgcgcgcaacttaaaatgaaagatataattttatcttaaaatctggcataataaattgtttaaaacaaaatatttaaaaatatgagcaCTTGAAGGTACATTTTgtgttagaagaaagtttaataacttaataatttagaaatttaataaatagatagagaaaaataatgTGTATATCGTGAAATATACAAAGCAAAACTTGTTGTCCGTCTCTGGAAAAGTTTGAGTGAGAAAGATgactaaatttattattaattaattcatacTGCAGACAAACGGATAGTCGAAAGATAGAATTTGTACATATAAGAAAGACAAGTATAGACAATATACATGTTCGACGAGTCCGGCTGATTCTACCAGCTGGAAGTATACTCGGCCTTTCTCATGCTGTTGAGCGGTCGCTGTTGAGTATACCCCTCGGTCCGGCGAATGCAGCCTCGTAGAGATGAACTATTTGGGATCAATAATAAACAATCAATTCTCGCGCAGATCGATGCGCAACGtttatggaaaattattttaaataaagattattttcttgATGGAATTTTGACTGAAACAATAATCTGTGGTTTCTCATTCGAACTTCCGTATTCCACTCTGAAAGAAGCGTGCATTAGTATTCACGTGAACACAGTCGAAAGGAATATGCGACTATCATTTTACAATGTTATACTTGCAACTGCAATATGAAGTACGCGCATAGTTTTCGCCTAATTTTGGATCGAACGTATCGAAGTTTCACTGTAACACACGAAAGTCTCTGTTAGTTTTATAACGTACCTTGAAAGGAAGACATGAAGCGTGAGCGTTCCACAGGTGGAATCCAGTGCCCGATTACGGCGTACATAGCGGGCCATGTGAGTCCCTGttctcaaaaaaagaaaaagaaattaaagtaagCCACGAAAATCTTTGTCATCCCAAacacaatacaaaaattttaataatatttaaaaaattgttttgtcttaaaaatttgaaatgtctTTTAGCTATCACTACgacattctttaaatatttattttgtctgGATATGGCAGAGCCATGACTTTTATCCGATTATTAATGACTTACACTTGCTATGCCTTGTATACTACGTAACGCTATCATTGCTCCGTAATGGATCTCCGCGGCAGTCGGCATGAGTAGACTGCAGACGGCAGTGACGACTTGGGATCCGCCGAATATAGTTTTAGTGCCAAAATATTGAGTGAGAATACCTCCGAGCATTTGCGAAAGTATATAACACCAATAGAAGGAACTGAGGATGGCTGATTGAATAGCTGGACTCCATTCGAACTCGCCAGCTTCCTGTCACAAAAATGATATGATATTGTAATCCAAAAAAGTTTATCTTATTCGCTCAAATTATCTTATAGAGTAGACGATAAAATtagtaacattattaattttgacaattattaatataattttctattgcATTTCTTCTCGGAACTTTAtttgctttttctttatttatcacaCATGCTCCTTGACAGATCAAGGAGTCAATCATGAAACTCTTTCTCTAGAGCGGAAACCCCTACTAAAAAGTGAAAACCTTTACATTAAAgttaatggaaaaatttttcacttttcacgatTTTACTCTAGCGAAAAAGTTACATGGAAATCGAAGTACATTCCGTATCATTCATATTGTTCTCCGGCGTAGTGTAAATGGCAGAAAGCTAAAGAACatgtatatttagaagtttttaaacATGATACTCCTTTTCTCAAGATGTACAAAAAGATTTCAAAACCTATTTATGAGAATCCATCGTAAGGTGTTGTCGAATTACGTTTGttgtcaaattataaatttataaactacagCAGAACAATTTGTTGTTACtcttaatacataaataaagtgGAAAAGCATGCATAGTTATCGCAACGCATTACAATGTAAAAGTACTTATCGATAGCAACCAATGTGTCAGACATATATAGTCAATACGGTGTTTGTGTGTATCTAATGTATTTAccttaaatatactttaactaAAGACAAATTTTcgatacaatatatatattctacagGTAAAATTGTGTAACTAAACTCAAAATATGTGTAACagataattactaaataatgtACAGATGAAATATTATCGATCTatatattataactataattgTCATACGCAGATTTTAGTTGCTTTTTTCCcgtgattatttatataaactctgaatatttaaaaaaaaattttttttactcgtaacGACACATGGAATACATTGGAATTATATTTACATCACACATCAATGACGAAGTATCTGTATCTCATTTGTATTGAAACAGATTGCTGTATTGTTATTCCTGTCAGTCACTATAAAATATTCTGAAGTGACTGCAACTGAACAAACATGCAGGATAATATGTGCGCATTTTAATACAACTTGATAAAAAGACTACGGTGAAAAGCAAAAGAATAATTTCCGATGACGGTCGGAAGGTTCTTTTTTTCGTTGAGAAAATAAGTCATTTCTATTTTGGAGATCACACAAAATAAACAGAACacgaatacaaataaaaattatacgctGTATAATATATCGTATTATGGTAAGCGTACCTCTGGTCTGATTACAGTAGTATTCTCCATATATGACGCATTTGATACAGTGTAACAGTGAGATGTCACCGCGACAGTTTCATTGTTCGACGGCAGCTTTGCCATGGCCACCATGGCGATATTAATGTCCGTTCTCATCATAAAAGACACGAGAAATCCGGAAAACGAAAGTATGTACAGTACGACACGTGCTGGAACCATGTCTGCAATCaggaaattaatgtaaaatctaGTTACCAAGAATCGCGCAATACTGATCGTATCGTGACTTGCATTAAAAAGTGCATTAATGgttgtgatttttatttcaacttctttcttttttttaaataa
This window harbors:
- the LOC105202343 gene encoding sialin yields the protein MEESQRYEEPDMYKEQRSCNLRKLGDMVPARVVLYILSFSGFLVSFMMRTDINIAMVAMAKLPSNNETVAVTSHCYTVSNASYMENTTVIRPEEAGEFEWSPAIQSAILSSFYWCYILSQMLGGILTQYFGTKTIFGGSQVVTAVCSLLMPTAAEIHYGAMIALRSIQGIASGLTWPAMYAVIGHWIPPVERSRFMSSFQGFSIGIGLTYPLCAFIISYLGWRAVFYTTGTVGLVWCIFWYFYAFDTPALHPRISRSELRYIQECVRNQVIGANEDLPVPWKSILTSLPAWAIGITTFGRIWVHYVFIIPGPMYMKTVLGFSIEANGILSGAPFICSYLSSVVFCYVADLLVTRQIMTLITVRKIFTSLSQVVPGILVILIGYLGCDIILVLIVWFIAVTLITAGYAGAMANIVDIAPNFAGPVLAFAQTIHMTASFLSPIAAGLLTQESQSLDSWRKVFAVTAGVSCSTYIAYQLFGTADIQAWNYPDQKYPQSMGEDSPLNSSLQKKGEIVPSRKNPSDQT